In Vigna angularis cultivar LongXiaoDou No.4 chromosome 8, ASM1680809v1, whole genome shotgun sequence, one DNA window encodes the following:
- the LOC108344192 gene encoding receptor-like protein EIX1 yields the protein MVFQWVSNTTSNLVELDLNGNLLTGSTSNHFGMAMNSLERLDLSDNVLKGEDLKSFINICNLLSLYMSANDMAEDLSSILQNLSSGCVRYSLQDLSLENNQIKGSVPDLSVFSSLQILDISDNQLSGKIPEGTRLPSHLEQLSVGFNSLEGGVPKSFGSTCTLELLDFSSNKLSEDLTVIFNHLSGCSRYSLRELYFRQNKFNGTLPDFSIFSKLETLDLSINQISGTLPNTLKLFPSLRRLRLDNNKLNGTISEDLRFPTELEELSLMSNSLKGVLTDSHFYNMTKLKRLMLSYNSLTLEVSENWGSTYQLEIIELRSCKLGPLFPKWLEKQNAFDYLLISNNGISGKLRGQARNKLVRPAGSSREETVGSY from the exons ATGGTATTCCAGTGGGTGTCAAACACCACTTCCAACCTTGTTGAGCTTGACCTTAATGGTAACCTCTTGACGGGTTCCACATCAAATCATTTTGGCATGGCCATGAATTCGCTTGAGCGCCTTGACCTCTCCGATAATGTGTTGAAGGGTGAAGATTTGAAATCATTCATCAACATATGCAACCTACTTTCTTTATACATGTCTGCAAACGATATGGCCGAAGACCTTTCGTCAATTCTTCAAAATTTGTCCAGTGGTTGTGTTAGATACTCACTACAAGATTTGAGTTTGGAAAACAATCAAATCAAAGGCTCCGTACCTGACCTTTCAGTGTTCTCATCTTTACAGATATTGGATATTTCTGACAATCAATTGAGTGGGAAGATACCTGAAGGCACTAGATTGCCATCTCATTTGGAGCAGTTGTCAGTTGGGTTTAACTCTTTAGAAGGTGGTGTTCCAAAATCTTTTGGGAGCACATGTACTTTGGAGTTATTGGATTTTTCTTCCAATAAGTTGAGTGAAGATCTCACAGTGATATTTAATCATTTATCAGGATGTTCTAGATATTCATTGCGAGAACTATATTTCCgtcaaaataaattcaatggCACCTTACCTGATTTCTCAATATTTTCAAAGTTGGAAACGTTGGATCTCAGTATCAATCAAATTAGCGGTACTTTGCCTAACACCCTCAAATTGTTCCCATCATTAAGAAGATTGCGCCTTGATAATAACAAGCTAAATGGGACTATTTCTGAAGATCTTCGATTTCCAACAGAACTTGAAGAATTATCCTTGATGTCAAACTCTTTGAAAGGTGTGTTAACTGActctcatttttataatatgacaAAGTTAAAGAGATTGATGTTGTCATATAACTCATTGACGTTAGAAGTTAGTGAAAATTGGGGTTCAACTTATCAATTGGAAATTATTGAATTGAGGTCTTGCAAGCTTGGTCCTTTGTTTCCCAAATGGCTAGAGAAACAAAATGCATTTGATTACCTTTTGATTTCAAATAATGGAATATCAG GCAAGTTACGTGGTCAGGCACGtaacaaattggtccgacctgccggatcgtCGAGGGAGGAAACTGTCGGATCTTACTGA
- the LOC128193448 gene encoding receptor-like protein EIX2 yields MMNILKVMMFMFVVSVVLQVAYGQHHIRCLPKEREALIQFKAAIVDRYGMLSSWTTPDCCQWEGIRCTNLTAHIISLHLPGQYNEVSPRYIRGEIHKSLMELRHLQYLKLSFNDFTDTNIPEFLGSLTNLRYLDLSSCRFSGQIPSQISSLSHLKYLNLARNYYLEGSIPCELGNLSRLQYLDLSVAILLKDTFLPN; encoded by the coding sequence ATGATGAATATTCTGAAAGTAATGATGTTTATGTTTGTGGTGAGTGTGGTGTTGCAGGTTGCTTATGGACAACACCATATCAGATGCCTTCCAAAGGAGAGGGAAGCACTCATTCAATTCAAGGCTGCCATTGTCGATCGTTACGGCATGCTCTCCTCTTGGACCACTCCTGACTGTTGCCAATGGGAGGGGATTCGCTGCACCAACCTCACCGCTCATATTATAAGCCTTCACCTTCCTGGACAGTATAATGAAGTCTCTCCGCGTTACATCAGGGGAGAGATCCACAAGTCGTTAATGGAGTTGCGACACTTACAGTATTTGAAGCTCAGTTTCAATGATTTTACAGACACTAATATTCCAGAGTTTCTTGGCTCTCTTACCAACTTGAGATATCTTGATCTCTCTTCATGTCGTTTTAGCGGACAAATTCCTAGTCAGATAAGTTCTCTTTctcatttgaaatatttgaatCTTGCAAGAAATTATTATTTGGAGGGTTCAATCCCTTGTGAACTTGGAAATCTCTCTCGACTGCAGTATCTTGATCTCAGTGTGGCAATTCTTTTGAAGGATACATTCCTTCCCAACTAG